In Streptomyces sp. NBC_00433, a single genomic region encodes these proteins:
- a CDS encoding cytochrome P450: MAVVPDPADRPAPMGRTALAASLEQAHEEAHERAGEPAPQGDPGGDGPAAPARTPPDAVTVAMELLSPEGRADPYPLYAAAHRLGPVSEIGGGWFVVAGYDAVNQVLRRTDFGVTGAQISPERLAEHASLGLLAPSILESDPPEHTRMRSLIGSVFTQRRITALEPMIAAAVDALLDRLAETGARGADGGTVDFMAEFAFPLPVTVICEMLGVPHADRHRFRTLAAGLTTALEFMSDPAGLAPADAAAAELADYFSALIADRRGARGKDGEDDLVGALLAARDAEDARLSEAELLANLTLLLVAGFETTTDLLGNGLGVLFDHPGTARRLGSPDGDVAAFVEEVLRYESPVQLTSRIALADGLEVAGVAVPSGSRLILLLGAANRDPSRYRDPDVFDPSRTAIKPLSFGVGAHVCLGNGLARLEAAVAFPRLLARFPDLAPAAAPTRRDRSVLRGYQTFPVRLRKD, from the coding sequence ATGGCCGTTGTCCCGGACCCGGCGGACCGCCCGGCCCCGATGGGCAGAACGGCCCTGGCGGCGTCGCTCGAACAGGCCCACGAGGAAGCCCACGAGCGGGCCGGGGAACCGGCCCCCCAGGGCGACCCGGGGGGTGACGGTCCCGCCGCGCCGGCCCGGACCCCGCCGGACGCGGTGACCGTCGCCATGGAACTGCTCTCACCCGAGGGCAGGGCCGACCCCTACCCGCTCTACGCGGCCGCCCACCGGCTCGGCCCGGTCTCCGAGATCGGCGGCGGCTGGTTCGTGGTGGCCGGCTACGACGCCGTCAACCAGGTGCTGCGGCGCACCGACTTCGGCGTCACCGGGGCGCAGATCAGCCCGGAGCGGCTCGCCGAGCACGCCTCGCTCGGGCTGCTCGCCCCGTCGATCCTGGAGAGCGACCCGCCCGAGCACACCCGGATGCGCTCGCTGATCGGCTCGGTCTTCACCCAGCGCCGCATCACCGCGCTCGAACCGATGATCGCGGCGGCCGTGGACGCGCTGCTCGACCGCCTCGCCGAGACCGGCGCGCGGGGCGCGGACGGCGGCACCGTCGACTTCATGGCGGAATTCGCCTTCCCGCTCCCGGTCACCGTCATCTGCGAGATGCTCGGCGTGCCGCACGCCGACCGGCACCGCTTCCGTACGCTGGCCGCCGGGCTGACGACCGCGCTGGAATTCATGTCCGACCCGGCGGGACTCGCGCCCGCCGACGCGGCCGCCGCCGAACTGGCCGACTACTTCTCGGCGTTGATCGCCGACCGGCGCGGCGCCCGCGGGAAGGACGGCGAGGACGACCTCGTCGGCGCGCTGCTCGCGGCCCGCGACGCCGAGGACGCCCGGCTCTCCGAGGCCGAACTGCTGGCCAACCTCACCCTGTTGCTCGTCGCCGGCTTCGAGACGACGACGGACCTGCTGGGCAACGGACTCGGCGTGCTCTTCGACCATCCGGGCACCGCCCGCCGGCTCGGCTCACCGGACGGCGACGTGGCGGCTTTCGTCGAGGAGGTGCTGCGCTACGAGTCCCCGGTCCAGCTGACCTCGCGGATCGCGCTGGCGGACGGCCTCGAAGTGGCCGGTGTGGCGGTCCCGTCCGGTTCGCGGCTGATCCTGCTGCTGGGCGCCGCCAACCGCGACCCCTCCCGCTACCGGGACCCCGACGTCTTCGACCCGTCCCGTACCGCGATCAAGCCGCTCAGCTTCGGCGTCGGCGCCCACGTCTGCCTCGGCAACGGCCTCGCCCGCCTGGAGGCCGCCGTCGCCTTCCCCCGCCTGCTCGCCCGCTTCCCCGACCTCGCCCCGGCCGCAGCCCCCACCCGCCGCGACCGGTCGGTGCTGCGCGGCTACCAGACCTTCCCGGTGCGCCTGCGCAAGGACTAG
- a CDS encoding serine/threonine protein kinase, whose protein sequence is MHGGWGTDIDLGGSGALPLGERDPRLIGRFPVVGVLGSGGMGRVYLGVSAPGRYAAVKQVLPALAGDDGLLRDFGAELDSLARLPAGAGAALLDSDRDARPPWFATAYIPGLTLADALRAHGGPLPVGALWALLRDAARGLADLHAADMVHRGVKPSNVLLTEGGVTLIDFGVAREADRGRPARTGAAIGSPAYTAPEQASAEGDVTGAADVFALAAVLSYAAIGAPPFGEGAGPDVLDRIAHGEPELGPVRAVDAALADLLAKCLAKDPGARPAAAEVAEAAGEHAGEGAESAGPWPASVRDRIALRAAFASTAPDPAALTAPGDPHEPPGTPAAGPEAEKRRKRRTKALLLALPVVVVAAATLSFVLVPDSGSAQGSAAPGSSASAPAGPAAPAPHTSGGTASPPSADGPAAAGPAHQDGGARTSGRPGVSGEPAATATAPGATGSAVAPAPTATTGPPTGKGQVRSYAGAKCLADVSFLTGHAPQVAVCGSKSPYGGPATYGWTFAAEPGSAFRLVSETGGTCLGVNALTGAATLGKCDGSAGQQWRIGAAAAHGSTYQNVSSGRCLAASSLGSAVTDPCDSAKAGQVWYRP, encoded by the coding sequence ATGCACGGCGGTTGGGGCACCGACATCGATCTGGGCGGCAGTGGCGCCCTCCCGCTCGGCGAGCGTGATCCGCGGCTTATCGGGCGGTTTCCGGTGGTCGGGGTCCTGGGTTCCGGCGGGATGGGGCGGGTCTACCTCGGGGTGTCCGCGCCCGGACGCTATGCGGCGGTGAAGCAGGTGCTGCCGGCGCTCGCCGGGGACGACGGCCTCCTGCGGGACTTCGGCGCGGAGTTGGACAGCCTGGCCCGGCTGCCCGCCGGTGCCGGCGCCGCGCTGCTGGACAGCGACCGTGACGCGCGCCCGCCCTGGTTCGCCACCGCCTACATACCGGGGCTGACGCTGGCCGACGCGCTGCGGGCGCACGGCGGGCCGCTGCCGGTCGGCGCGCTGTGGGCGCTGCTGCGGGACGCGGCCCGCGGGCTGGCGGACCTGCACGCGGCGGACATGGTGCACCGGGGCGTCAAGCCGTCCAACGTCCTGCTGACGGAGGGCGGCGTCACCCTCATCGACTTCGGCGTCGCGCGCGAGGCGGACCGCGGCAGGCCGGCCAGGACCGGCGCGGCCATCGGCAGCCCGGCCTACACGGCCCCCGAACAGGCCTCGGCCGAAGGGGACGTGACCGGTGCGGCGGACGTCTTCGCGCTGGCCGCGGTGCTGTCCTACGCGGCGATCGGCGCACCGCCCTTCGGCGAGGGCGCCGGGCCCGACGTGCTCGACCGCATCGCGCACGGCGAGCCGGAGTTGGGCCCGGTGCGCGCGGTGGACGCCGCCCTGGCCGACCTCCTGGCGAAGTGCCTGGCCAAGGACCCCGGGGCCCGGCCCGCCGCGGCCGAGGTGGCGGAGGCGGCCGGTGAGCACGCGGGCGAGGGCGCCGAGTCCGCCGGGCCGTGGCCGGCGTCCGTACGGGACCGGATAGCGCTGCGGGCGGCCTTCGCCTCGACGGCTCCCGACCCCGCCGCGCTCACCGCGCCGGGCGACCCGCACGAGCCGCCGGGCACGCCCGCCGCCGGGCCCGAGGCGGAGAAGCGCCGCAAGCGCCGTACGAAGGCCCTGCTCCTGGCGCTGCCCGTGGTGGTGGTCGCCGCCGCGACCCTGTCCTTCGTGCTCGTCCCCGACAGCGGTTCCGCCCAGGGCTCGGCGGCTCCCGGCTCCTCCGCCTCGGCCCCCGCCGGCCCCGCGGCACCCGCCCCGCACACCTCGGGCGGTACAGCCTCGCCGCCGTCCGCGGACGGCCCGGCCGCCGCCGGCCCAGCGCACCAGGACGGCGGCGCCCGGACGAGCGGTAGGCCGGGCGTGTCCGGCGAGCCCGCGGCCACGGCGACGGCCCCGGGTGCGACGGGGAGCGCCGTGGCCCCGGCGCCGACGGCGACCACCGGCCCGCCCACCGGGAAGGGCCAGGTGCGCAGTTACGCCGGCGCGAAGTGCCTGGCCGACGTGTCCTTCCTCACCGGCCACGCCCCGCAGGTCGCGGTGTGCGGCTCGAAGAGCCCCTACGGCGGCCCGGCGACGTACGGCTGGACCTTCGCCGCCGAGCCGGGCAGCGCCTTCCGGCTGGTCAGCGAGACCGGCGGCACCTGCCTCGGCGTGAACGCGCTCACCGGCGCCGCGACCCTCGGCAAGTGCGACGGCTCCGCGGGCCAGCAGTGGCGGATCGGGGCGGCGGCCGCCCACGGAAGCACGTATCAGAACGTGTCGAGCGGCCGCTGCCTCGCGGCCTCGTCGCTCGGGAGCGCGGTGACCGACCCGTGCGACAGCGCCAAGGCGGGGCAGGTCTGGTACCGGCCCTGA
- a CDS encoding ParB N-terminal domain-containing protein: MLDLVRIPDEGYVGAMTGRKDAAPAISVESYPIRIIEIRHLVLVGSPRSGGENPAHTRTLADIADLPPILVHRATMQVIDGMHRVRAALLNGRSVIKARLVDCDSATAFVLAVRANVTHGLPLSPQDRRTAAEFIIALHPNWSDRAVAAAAGLSDKTVSGLRSRPAAESSQPRDRIGRDGRVRPLNSAAKRRQAAVLIAERPEAGLREIARATGLSPATVRDVRLRTDRGEDPVPAKYRKAPDPAGPVSRPCPPAAEPVREQAPDTAPVRRQAGGPGMDGRALLSKLMSDPSLRFSEAGRVALRWLHHHAVDLDACRGVGGTIPDHWSAPVADLARACATAWLTLADELDERR, translated from the coding sequence ATGTTGGATCTGGTCCGGATACCGGACGAGGGCTACGTCGGAGCCATGACCGGGCGCAAGGATGCCGCGCCCGCGATTTCCGTGGAAAGTTACCCGATCCGCATCATAGAAATCAGACATCTGGTACTGGTCGGCTCACCGCGGTCGGGCGGTGAGAACCCGGCGCACACAAGGACGCTGGCCGATATCGCCGACCTGCCGCCGATCCTCGTGCACCGCGCCACGATGCAGGTGATCGACGGGATGCACCGGGTGCGGGCGGCGCTGCTCAACGGCCGCTCCGTCATCAAGGCCCGGCTTGTCGACTGCGATTCGGCCACCGCCTTCGTGCTCGCGGTGCGGGCGAATGTCACGCACGGCCTGCCGCTTTCGCCGCAGGACCGCAGGACCGCAGCCGAGTTCATCATCGCCCTGCACCCCAACTGGTCGGACCGCGCGGTCGCGGCGGCCGCCGGGCTCTCCGACAAGACCGTCTCCGGCCTGCGCAGCCGCCCCGCGGCGGAGTCCTCGCAGCCGCGCGACCGCATCGGCAGGGACGGCCGGGTCAGGCCGCTCAACAGCGCGGCCAAACGCCGCCAGGCGGCCGTGCTGATCGCCGAGCGCCCCGAGGCGGGCCTGCGGGAGATCGCCAGGGCGACCGGTCTGTCGCCCGCCACCGTCAGGGACGTACGGCTGCGGACCGACCGCGGCGAGGACCCGGTCCCGGCCAAATACCGCAAGGCGCCGGACCCGGCGGGCCCCGTGTCGCGGCCCTGCCCGCCCGCGGCGGAGCCGGTGCGGGAGCAGGCGCCCGACACGGCGCCGGTACGCCGCCAGGCCGGCGGGCCCGGCATGGACGGCAGGGCGCTGCTGTCCAAGTTGATGAGCGACCCGTCGCTGCGCTTCAGTGAGGCCGGCCGGGTGGCGCTGCGCTGGCTGCACCACCACGCGGTGGACCTCGACGCCTGCCGCGGTGTCGGCGGCACCATCCCCGACCACTGGTCCGCCCCCGTCGCCGACCTGGCCCGCGCCTGTGCGACGGCGTGGCTGACGCTGGCCGACGAGCTGGACGAGCGCCGCTGA